One genomic window of Aethina tumida isolate Nest 87 chromosome 3, icAetTumi1.1, whole genome shotgun sequence includes the following:
- the LOC109608687 gene encoding tubulin-specific chaperone D, translated as MSPNEQIDELQKDEEPFGLGCALEYFSEHEEVFKMIDNIVEISELDASRFRDVERAYEKFSSILGQYIEQPHLIDSHIDALLDKLIGIIRNKNCDMKAKHLTFKYMFVIVNVRGYKVIIRHLPHEVSDFEAVLQLLEAQDPNDVETWTTRYILLLWLSIIVMIPFHMSRFDGALEGDSNSKTVMSRVLNIIKTYAMVPDKCRDAAAFLSYRFITRNDVKELHLESFLNWAMDMSSAEGSNVFVRYGTLACIATILKHGKREDLLPFGRKILEWIINADFKNNSGANVQKMAYKIIQRIGLIFVAPRVATWRYKRGNRSLAANLSAGDGTQNINSTNNNVSDEEPDENIDVPDEIEEVIDQLVQGLRCVNGVIRWSAAKGIGRVTGRLPKELADEVVGFILELFSPREGDSAWHGGCIALAELGRRGLLLPERLPQVVPLVLKALVYDEPRGYSSVGSHIRDAACYVCWSFARAYETNILAPYVNQIASTLLVVTCFDKEINCRRAASAAFQENVGRQGAFPHGIDILTTADFFAVSVRHNAYLNISVFIAKYEEYTKPLIDHLVTRKVDHWDCSIRELTAKALHNLTPLAPQYMIDSVLPELFKKTTSIDLNCRHGSVLAVGEVLHSLSKVYKEQNMADVLGPELTEQTRNLVPNFYEKLYFRGLGGELMKQACSDFIEKCSLAEMPFHNEKIVELWLTLLNECILYKVTNIRASGVDALPVFLAQYFNTPEKKPRHIEIIKFYVRYLQSVEDETNRMGTALALGVLPKFMLTSNLDYVLDSLIQSLEINPQTLKWAESRRDAVKALTTISTTMEEEIGKDFTEAQVLKIYETYFKGLKDYTQDKRGDTGAWIREASMSGIQVLTLLLTKHKAAILTRDLVTKIIAGVSQQAVEKIDRTRALAGRVFFSIIYNEHNVLDIPHLDEIVKIFPREECDVLNWNSAASTFSKFVQLLQFEPYTYNVMLGLICSIGALTETLVRNSSAALFQYLKQQHASKGLNEIIRLCEIIYRIFQEHQKIDRITVSVFRFLDKLFDSGCISFITEGDTDYAKRMLKLVQLEIAGCRDIYKLIDGINVLCQFIQVKGEVGDTALVQLSVLLCHRQSYVRRSTSTKMYESLLVNGDSSNIKPENLNEVMQVLSETNWEDPVEQVKVVRNQLCTLMGIRIPVSKKKT; from the exons atgtcACCCAACGAACAAATCGATGAATTGCAAAAAGATGAGGAGCCGTTCGGCTTGGGCTGTGCCCTGGAATACTTTTCTGAGCACGAGGAGGTGTTTAAAATGATTGATAACATTGTGGAAATAAGTGAGCTAGACGCAAGCAGATTTAGAGATGTGGAACGAGCGTATGAGAAATTTTCTTCGATTCTTGGCCAATATATCGAACAACCCCACTTAATAGACTCACACATCGATGCCTTGTTGGATAAATTAATAGGAATCATAAGAAATAAGAACTGTGACATGAAAGCAAAGCATTTAACCTTTAAATACATGTTTGTTATTGTCAATGTTAGGGGTTACAAAGTTATTATCCGACATCTACCCCACGAG GTTTCAGATTTCGAAGCTGTCCTTCAATTATTAGAAGCACAGGATCCAAATGATGTAGAAACATGGACCAcacgttatattttattactgtgGTTATCAATTATTGTGATGATACCATTCCATATGTCCAGATTTGATGGAGCACTTGAAGGTGATTCTAACTCAAAAACTGTGATGTCTAgagtattgaatattattaagacTTACGCCATGGTTCCTGACAAGTGCAGAGATGCAGCAGCATTTTTATCTTATAGGTTTATTACTAG GAATGATGTGAAAGAGTTACATTTAGAATCATTTCTTAATTGGGCCATGGATATGTCATCAGCAGAAGGCAGTAATGTGTTTGTTAGGTATGGGACCTTAGCGTGCATtgcaacaatattaaaacatgGGAAGAGAGAAGATTTATTGCCTTTTGGGAGAAAAATTCTTGAGTGGATCATTAAtgctgattttaaaaataattcaggagctaatgtacaaaaaatggcatataaaattatacaaagaatag GCTTAATATTTGTTGCACCAAGAGTTGCAACATGGAGGTATAAAAGGGGTAATAGATCACTTGCTGCTAATTTAAGTGCTGGAGATGGAACACAAAACATAAATAGcactaataataatgttagtGATGAAGAACCAGATGAAAATATAGATGTACCAGATGAAATTGAAGAAGTCATTGATCAATTGGTTCAGGGTTTGAGATGTGTGAATGGAGTTATAAG GTGGTCTGCAGCTAAAGGCATTGGCAGAGTCACTGGTCGACTGCCAAAAGAATTGGCCGACGAAGTTGTTGGATTCATATTGGAACTCTTCAGCCCTAGGGAGGGTGACAGTGCCTGGCATGGCGGGTGTATCGCCCTTGCGGAACTCGGCAGACGAGGCTTGCTTCTACCTGAACGACTTCCTCAAGTTGTTCCTTTAGTGCTCAAAGCTTTAGTTTATGATGAACCCAGAGGTTACTCTTCTGTTGGTTCTCACATACGTGACGCAGCTTGTTATGTGTGTTGGTCATTCGCACGAGCTTATGAAACTAATATACTCGCCCCATATGTTAATCAGATTGCTAGTACCCTATTGGTTGTTACTTGTTTCGATAAAGAG ATTAATTGTCGGCGGGCGGCTTCTGCAGCTTTTCAAGAAAATGTTGGTAGACAAGGGGCGTTTCCTCATGGCATTGATATTCTAACAACGGCAGATTTCTTTGCGGTCAGCGTTAGGCACAATGCTTATTTGAATATCAGTGTTTTTATTGCCAAATATGAGGAGTATACGAAACCGCTCATTGATCATTTAGTTACAAGGAAAGTTGATCACTGGGACTGTTCTATTAGAGAACTGACTGCAAAAGCTCTGCACAACTTAACTCCACtg gCACCACAGTACATGATAGATTCAGTTTTGCCAGAACTTTTCAAAAAAACTACTTCTATAGACCTTAACTGCAGACATGGGTCTGTTTTGGCCGTTGGCGAAGTTCTTCACTCCCTCTCCAAAGTTTACAAGGAACAGAACATGGCAGATGTTCTTGGTCCAGAATTGACAGAACAAACGAGAAACCTTGTTCCGAATTTCTATGAAAAGCTATATTTCAGAGGTTTGGGAGGTGAACTAATGAAGCAAGCATGTTCTGATTTCATAGAAAAATGCAGTTTGGCTGAAATGCCTTttcataatgaaaaaattgttg aACTTTGGTTGACTTTGTTGAACGAGTGCATCTTGTACAAAGTAACTAACATTCGCGCGTCAGGTGTGGACGCCTTGCCCGTATTTCTCGCTCAGTATTTCAATACACCAGAGAAAAAACCGCGTCACATTGAAATCATAAAATTCTATGTCCGCTATTTACAATCCGTCGAAGATGAGACAAATCGTATGGGTACCGCATTAGCCCTTGGAGTGTTGCCCAAGTTTATGCTCACATCTAATCTAGATTACGTTCTGGATTCATTGATCCAGTCACTGGAGATTAATCCGCAAACATTGAAGTGGGCCGAAAGTCGGAGAGATGCGGTAAAAGCACTCACTACTATTTCAACCACTATGGAAGAAGAAATTGGCAAAG atttcacTGAAGCCcaagttttgaaaatttacgaGACTTATTTCAAGGGCTTGAAAGATTATACTCAGGATAAAAGGGGAGACACTGGGGCTTGGATACGAGAGGCCTCAATGTCTGGTATCCAAGTTTTGACACTTTTACTCACCAAGCATAAGGCAGCCATTCTCACCCGAGATTTAGTAACGAAAATTATTGCGGGTGTGTCCCAACAGGCCGTAGAAAAGATTGATAGAACGAGAGCTCTCGCGGGTCGAGTGTTCttcagtataatttataa tgaaCACAATGTTTTGGATATTCCTCATCTGGATGAAATTGTCAAGATTTTCCCGAGAGAAGAATGCGATGTTTTAAATTGGAATTCGGCGGCTTCCACATTCTCGAAGTTTGTCCAGTTGTTGCAGTTTGAGCCTTACACTTATAATGTTATGTTGGGTTTAATATGTAGCATAGGGGCACTTACAGAAACAttg GTACGGAATTCCAGTGCAGCacttttccaatatttaaaacaacaacatgCTTCCAAAGGACTGAATGAGATAATAAGGTTgtgtgaaattatttacagaaTATTTCAAGAACACCAGAAAATTGACCGAATTACAGTTTCTGTATTCCGGTTCCTCGATAAACTGTTCGATTCGGGTTGTATAAGTTTTATTACCGAAGGAGATACAGATTACGCAAAACGCATGTTGAAACTTGTTCAGTTGGAAATTGCCGGTTGTAGGGACATTTACAAGTTAATTGATGGAATTAATGTACTTTGCCAGTTTATACAA GTTAAAGGCGAAGTTGGAGACACTGCGTTAGTTCAACTTAGCGTTTTGCTTTGTCACAGACAGTCCTATGTAAGAAGATCAACATCCACAAAGATGTATGAATCACTCCTAGTAAATGGAGATTCAAGCAATATAAAGCcagaaaatttgaatgaagTTATGCAGGTTTTAAGTGAGACAAATTGGGAAGATCCAGTAGAACAGGTCAAGGTGGTTAGGAATCAATTGTGCACCTTAATGGGTATTCGAATTCCTGTTTCCAAGAAAAAGAcgtaa